One window of the Acinonyx jubatus isolate Ajub_Pintada_27869175 chromosome A2, VMU_Ajub_asm_v1.0, whole genome shotgun sequence genome contains the following:
- the KLHL26 gene encoding kelch-like protein 26 isoform X2: MAESGGGGGAGGGGFGAGPGPERPSRAMFTGGMREASQDVIELKGVSARGLRHIIDFAYSAEVTLDLDCVQDVLGAAVFLQMLPVVELCEEFLKAAMSVETCLNIGHMATTFSLASLKESVDAFTFQHFLQIAEEEDFLHLPLERLVFFLQSNRLQSCAEIDLFRAAVRWLQHDPARRPRASHVLCHIRFPLMRSSDLVDSVQPLDIMVEDVLCRQYLLEAFNYQVLPFRQHEMQSPRTAVRSDVPSLVAFGGTPYTDSDRSVSSKVYQLPEPGARHFRELTEMEVGCSHTCVAVLDNFVYVAGGQHLQYRSGEGAVDACYRYDPHLNRWLRLQAMQESRIQFQLNVLCGMVYATGGRNRAGSLASVERYCPRRNEWGYACSLKRRTWGHAGASAGGRLYISGGYGISVEDKKALHCYDPAADQWEFKAPMSEPRVLHAMVGAGGRIYALGGRMDHVDRCFDVLAVEYYVPETDQWTSVSPMRAGQSEAGCCLLDRKIYIVGGYNWRLNNVTGIVQVYNTETDEWERDLHFPESFAGIACAPVLLPRSGTRR; this comes from the coding sequence GGCCATGTTCACGGGTGGCATGCGGGAGGCGAGCCAGGATGTCATCGAGCTGAAAGGCGTGTCGGCCCGCGGCCTGCGGCACATCATCGACTTTGCCTATAGCGCCGAGGTGACGCTAGACCTGGACTGCGTGCAGGACGTGCTGGGTGCGGCCGTGTTCCTGCAGATGCTTCCCGTGGTGGAGCTGTGCGAGGAGTTCCTCAAGGCCGCCATGAGCGTGGAGACCTGCCTGAACATCGGCCACATGGCCACCACCTTCAGCCTGGCCTCGCTCAAGGAGTCGGTGGATGCCTTCACCTTCCAGCACTTCCTGCAGATTGCTGAGGAGGAGGACTTCCTGCACCTGCCGCTGGAGCGCCTCGTCTTCTTCCTGCAGAGCAATCGGCTGCAGAGCTGTGCCGAGATCGACCTGTTCCGCGCCGCGGTTCGCTGGCTGCAGCACGACCCGGCCCGGCGGCCGCGCGCCAGCCACGTGCTCTGCCACATCCGCTTCCCGCTCATGCGGTCGTCGGACCTGGTGGACAGCGTGCAGCCGCTGGACATCATGGTGGAGGATGTGCTGTGCCGGCAGTACCTGCTGGAGGCCTTCAACTACCAGGTGCTACCCTTCCGGCAGCACGAGATGCAGTCCCCGCGCACGGCCGTGCGCTCGGACGTGCCCTCCCTGGTCGCCTTCGGCGGCACGCCCTACACGGACAGTGACCGCTCCGTCAGCAGCAAGGTGTACCAGCTGCCCGAGCCCGGTGCCCGCCACTTCCGTGAGCTCACGGAGATGGAGGTGGGCTGCAGCCACACGTGCGTGGCCGTGCTGGACAACTTCGTGTACGTGGCGGGCGGCCAGCACCTGCAGTACCGCAGCGGCGAGGGCGCGGTGGACGCCTGCTACCGCTACGACCCCCACCTGAACCGCTGGCTGCGGCTGCAGGCCATGCAGGAGAGCCGCATCCAGTTCCAGCTGAACGTGCTGTGCGGCATGGTGTATGCCACGGGTGGCCGCAACCGGGCCGGCAGCCTGGCCTCCGTCGAGAGGTACTGCCCGCGGCGCAACGAGTGGGGCTACGCCTGCTCTCTGAAGCGCCGCACCTGGGGCCATGCCGGCGCCTCGGCGGGGGGCCGCCTCTACATTTCGGGGGGCTACGGCATCTCGGTGGAGGACAAGAAGGCGCTGCACTGCTACGACCCCGCCGCTGACCAGTGGGAGTTCAAGGCGCCCATGAGCGAGCCCCGCGTGCTTCACGCCATGGTGGGTGCCGGCGGCCGCATCTACGCCCTCGGGGGCCGCATGGACCACGTGGACCGCTGCTTTGACGTGCTGGCCGTGGAGTACTACGTGCCTGAGACAGACCAGTGGACCAGCGTGAGCCCCATGCGGGCTGGCCAGTCAGAGGCCGGCTGCTGCCTGCTGGACAGGAAGATCTACATTGTGGGGGGCTATAACTGGCGTCTCAACAACGTGACGGGCATCGTGCAGGTGTACAACACAGAGACGGACGAGTGGGAACGCGACCTGCACTTCCCAGAGTCGTTCGCGGGCATCGCCTGTGCCCCCGTCCTGCTGCCCCGGTCAGGGACCAGGAGGTAG
- the KLHL26 gene encoding kelch-like protein 26 isoform X1: protein MAESGGGGGAGGGGFGAGPGPERPSSMADKNGALKCTFSAPGHSTSLLQGLAALRAQGQLLDVVLTIDRETFHAHKVVLAACSDYFRAMFTGGMREASQDVIELKGVSARGLRHIIDFAYSAEVTLDLDCVQDVLGAAVFLQMLPVVELCEEFLKAAMSVETCLNIGHMATTFSLASLKESVDAFTFQHFLQIAEEEDFLHLPLERLVFFLQSNRLQSCAEIDLFRAAVRWLQHDPARRPRASHVLCHIRFPLMRSSDLVDSVQPLDIMVEDVLCRQYLLEAFNYQVLPFRQHEMQSPRTAVRSDVPSLVAFGGTPYTDSDRSVSSKVYQLPEPGARHFRELTEMEVGCSHTCVAVLDNFVYVAGGQHLQYRSGEGAVDACYRYDPHLNRWLRLQAMQESRIQFQLNVLCGMVYATGGRNRAGSLASVERYCPRRNEWGYACSLKRRTWGHAGASAGGRLYISGGYGISVEDKKALHCYDPAADQWEFKAPMSEPRVLHAMVGAGGRIYALGGRMDHVDRCFDVLAVEYYVPETDQWTSVSPMRAGQSEAGCCLLDRKIYIVGGYNWRLNNVTGIVQVYNTETDEWERDLHFPESFAGIACAPVLLPRSGTRR from the exons CATGGCTGACAAAAATGGAGCTCTCAAGTGCACCTTCTCGGCGCCCGGCCATAGCACCAGCCTGCTGCAGGGCCTTGCTGCCCTCCGTGCCCAGGGCCAGCTCCTGGACGTCGTGCTCACCATCGACAGAGAGACCTTCCACGCACACAAGGTGGTCCTGGCCGCCTGCAGCGACTACTTCAG GGCCATGTTCACGGGTGGCATGCGGGAGGCGAGCCAGGATGTCATCGAGCTGAAAGGCGTGTCGGCCCGCGGCCTGCGGCACATCATCGACTTTGCCTATAGCGCCGAGGTGACGCTAGACCTGGACTGCGTGCAGGACGTGCTGGGTGCGGCCGTGTTCCTGCAGATGCTTCCCGTGGTGGAGCTGTGCGAGGAGTTCCTCAAGGCCGCCATGAGCGTGGAGACCTGCCTGAACATCGGCCACATGGCCACCACCTTCAGCCTGGCCTCGCTCAAGGAGTCGGTGGATGCCTTCACCTTCCAGCACTTCCTGCAGATTGCTGAGGAGGAGGACTTCCTGCACCTGCCGCTGGAGCGCCTCGTCTTCTTCCTGCAGAGCAATCGGCTGCAGAGCTGTGCCGAGATCGACCTGTTCCGCGCCGCGGTTCGCTGGCTGCAGCACGACCCGGCCCGGCGGCCGCGCGCCAGCCACGTGCTCTGCCACATCCGCTTCCCGCTCATGCGGTCGTCGGACCTGGTGGACAGCGTGCAGCCGCTGGACATCATGGTGGAGGATGTGCTGTGCCGGCAGTACCTGCTGGAGGCCTTCAACTACCAGGTGCTACCCTTCCGGCAGCACGAGATGCAGTCCCCGCGCACGGCCGTGCGCTCGGACGTGCCCTCCCTGGTCGCCTTCGGCGGCACGCCCTACACGGACAGTGACCGCTCCGTCAGCAGCAAGGTGTACCAGCTGCCCGAGCCCGGTGCCCGCCACTTCCGTGAGCTCACGGAGATGGAGGTGGGCTGCAGCCACACGTGCGTGGCCGTGCTGGACAACTTCGTGTACGTGGCGGGCGGCCAGCACCTGCAGTACCGCAGCGGCGAGGGCGCGGTGGACGCCTGCTACCGCTACGACCCCCACCTGAACCGCTGGCTGCGGCTGCAGGCCATGCAGGAGAGCCGCATCCAGTTCCAGCTGAACGTGCTGTGCGGCATGGTGTATGCCACGGGTGGCCGCAACCGGGCCGGCAGCCTGGCCTCCGTCGAGAGGTACTGCCCGCGGCGCAACGAGTGGGGCTACGCCTGCTCTCTGAAGCGCCGCACCTGGGGCCATGCCGGCGCCTCGGCGGGGGGCCGCCTCTACATTTCGGGGGGCTACGGCATCTCGGTGGAGGACAAGAAGGCGCTGCACTGCTACGACCCCGCCGCTGACCAGTGGGAGTTCAAGGCGCCCATGAGCGAGCCCCGCGTGCTTCACGCCATGGTGGGTGCCGGCGGCCGCATCTACGCCCTCGGGGGCCGCATGGACCACGTGGACCGCTGCTTTGACGTGCTGGCCGTGGAGTACTACGTGCCTGAGACAGACCAGTGGACCAGCGTGAGCCCCATGCGGGCTGGCCAGTCAGAGGCCGGCTGCTGCCTGCTGGACAGGAAGATCTACATTGTGGGGGGCTATAACTGGCGTCTCAACAACGTGACGGGCATCGTGCAGGTGTACAACACAGAGACGGACGAGTGGGAACGCGACCTGCACTTCCCAGAGTCGTTCGCGGGCATCGCCTGTGCCCCCGTCCTGCTGCCCCGGTCAGGGACCAGGAGGTAG